In the Cucurbita pepo subsp. pepo cultivar mu-cu-16 chromosome LG17, ASM280686v2, whole genome shotgun sequence genome, atcaaacGAAGCTATCGTTAACGTTAAAAGTACTTGAAactgtttctttctctcttttcttctttcttttgagtCGAGTCGGGTCGGGAAAGTGAGAGAAAGAAACTTAAAAGCCTCTAACTTTTGTGGCCTCCACTCATAACAAAGCATCCAAAaacaacaaggaaaaaaatgatGCAAATTAAAGTTCCTTAACCCAAACCCTCTATTCAAAAtcttcccctctctctctctctctctctcaacttTCCTTCAACCtaagcaaagcaaagcaaagcaaaagCAAGCCCTTTCTTATCTTCCTCCAAACTATTAGGCTCCAACTCTCATTTGACTTCAACTTTCATGCATACCTTAAACTTTGCCCAACAAAATCTTATAGCTTCTcgttcttcgttcttcgttcttcgttcttcgttcttcgttcGCATAAGCTAAACAAATGATGGCTGGAAACCCTAATTGGTGGGGCATGTTTTCaccttccttctcttcttttgcTGAACAGCCTCAATCATGGAGCCAACTTCTGTTGTATGTTctttatttggttcatttgTTTCTATATGTTCTTCAATATATGTAATCTTGTGATGTCTTCTTGGTGTTATCagaggagaggaagaaagggTTTTGAACCAAACCCAGATGGGTCATTATCAACCAAAAAAGTTGGAGAATTGGGAGCACCAAATCTTGGATCATACCACCACCACCAATCCTTCACCACCTCCACCCCCTAACTTTGTTGATATTGTCAAACAAGAATTTTCCAACACCAACAAATTTCTTAACTTTTCTTCTCACAATACTAACTTCCCAGATCTCACCCACAATCAACCCGCCCATCACTTGCCCGAGGTGAGATTTAGTTGCAAGTCCTTCGAACAGTCGAACCACATCGCCCCTGTATCGGGTAGCGCATGTAAGAAGGCTAGAATTCATCCCCCATCTTCAAGCCAACCACCTCTAAAGGTAACATAAAACAACTGCAAAATTTCATCTTCGCATCTTTTTATATTCATgtttaaagttcaaattaCGAAATAATAGGTGAGGAAGGAGAAACTCGTAGATCGAATAACCGCTCTTCACCAAATCGTTTCTCCATTCGGAAaggtaaaattataaaattattcaattcaCCGACCTtacacaatggtatgatattatctaaattttattcCTTTCACCCCTGCCCTTTTGCCCTTTTTTGCAGACTGATACGGCGTCTGTGCTGTCAGAAGCAATTGGGTATATCAGATTTCTTCAGGGACAAATCGAGGTAATGCCATTTAAAAAATGCCATATATATGTGATTGTGGGTATCCTCGAAGTTAACTCCTTCTTGGGGTGGCAGGCACTTAGCTACCCATATCTGCGCAGTGCACCAAAGCATGTGAGGGACTCAGGAAGTGGTGTAAGTATCATACTCAAAGTGTTCATATTAATTTCATGCATTCATTAACATTCATTAAGAACATGAGTGGAGATTGTTTAGGAAGGAAGGGGGGTTAAAGTCGTAATCATGAAAGTCCAGTCTAAATGTAAAGCATCTGATAGACCataaagaagagaaattaaaggggtgtaaaaaaagaataaggtTCTCAGCTTTATACATTTTATATCTACTCATTATAAAGTAACCTCAAAAAAGTGTTGCTTTGGGGCTGCCTAATTGTTTTGGaatcccaaaaaaaatattatttcaattaaaaaaaaaaaaaaaacatttctcgTGTTTCAGTTTTGAGTATAATATTCTTTTGGTCGTCGTTCTGTTTGaaaatcttatatttttactttagtttctatttcttcgtgtgtttcaaaatgttttaGGTACATATTATTCTCGAATTTTTAAAGAcgattcaattttaattaaaaaaaaatacacccATAAAACTCGATAACCCGACTAACTCGTACTAATCAACCTAAACCATAAAACttgagtttagggtttagggtttagggttggattgagttggatttttttcggtttgggttaggttgaattttttaaaaatcgaaaaatttgATTCTATTTGTGGGTTAACATTTTTTGATCGGGCCATTCCGATCAACTCGAAAGTAAGGTTAactcaattctatttttaaaaaattaagaatatttaatgttaGTAACCGGTATTAGTGATGAGTTGACacttgtaaatatttgatgTAAGGATAAGTACAGGTCAACTCGATAATAGAGGGTTAGATTGTGTTGAGTTAGCTGAGTTGTGAGCTCTATTCAAATTGTTTGGATCGTTCGGTTGAATTGAGTTATGAACACTATTGTGGTTGCTTGAGCTACCGACCCAACGAACCCGAAATTTTAGTAATGAAATGGGTTTGATTTTCAGGGAGAAGAAATGAGAAGGGAAGAGAAGGCAGTGAAGGAGTTGAGGAGCAGAGGGCTGTGCTTGGTTCCAGTCTCATGCACACAACTGGTTGGAGGGGACAACAATGGAGCTGCTTACTGGGCTCCTGCTTATGGAAATgggttttgatttaattttaattacagCTCCTAATCATCAACAATTAAAGCTTTGGGAAATGGCTTAATtagtattaatattattattattataattagtaTAACATCATGACCAGTCACCCTTCTCAAAAGCCCTAAAAATGGCTGACTGCTCAAgatgctatatatatatatatatatatatatatatatatatatatatattcatattggcatttaaattaatcataatGTTTTTATTGCCTAATTAATTTACTCTCCTACTCTTTTGAGCTGTAATCCACTACAAACCttgttattaatttcataatttctagtagtgttatgtgatgtatcaaaatacattattatattattctcCTCTCTAAATTTGTATCATAGGTTATAGATTTGTTAGTTTATGaataaatgaaggaaaaatcGAGAAATTAATAGCGGGTATTGTTAATTTacattcaaaaataatttttagaatgTTAAAGTATAATAAACAATGACTGTAACTATGAATTAATAACTCTAGAGTGGTAGTCGATGTACATGCAAGTTGTCGTTGGAATTGATCATTGGAGGTAGTCCCTAAAATTCCATaatggttggagaggagaacgaaacatttcttataagggcgtggataccttttcctagtagacacgtttttaTAATCGTGTGGCTTATCacaatatgtaatgggccaaagcggacaatattgactaatgattttttttttaaatttaatttgatttgagtATTTCTCATCTAAAGgcattataaatattttttttcaatattaaatacttgaaaaattaaactcatttaatcataaatttaatataaaatatctttttttttttaataatttatcctAACGAACAAAAAGACCAAGCAAAAGGAAGGATGAGAAACAGAAGGAGAATctatttttagtaatttatttattattttttttggagttgtattaatttattagtctAAACTGGATAAAATCTCGCGGCCATCGTTCTTGCTGCCCATTCAATAATCTTTCTTGTTCTGTTGCATTATGGAAATGGCGAATGAATGGAGTCGCACTGCTCTTCTTATCATCGACTTCCAggtttttcttgattttcttccTAATTTTTGCTCTTCAAATTCATGCTCAAAATCAACTTTCTTCCAATTCTTGGTTGCAGAGAGATTTCTTTGATGAACGATCTGTGTTTGCTGTACCAGGAGCCTACGCCATACTTCCAAGCGTGTATGATGCCCTAGAATGTGCAAGGAAGCGGGGCATGTTCGTCGTTTGGGTCCGTTTCTTCCTCTATCtgctttaattttgttttttggaatTGTAATCCCTACGAAAATCCCTAAAGCATTTCAACaatcaagaaaatattgtttctGGTAACTTTTCTGTCATAGATACAATAGTGGTTTCGGATTGCGAGAGATTATTCCCGTTCTTCTGAGATGCTTGTCAAGTTACTCTGATGTATGGAGAAATTGAACCCGAGAGCCCTGATTGTTAGTTGAGAAAATGTTTGATATAACGTTATATGGTAAGATATGAAAACTATTTGAAAGAAtctataatttcaacaatCTCCGTATACTATCATGTATAATTTCAACAATCGAACtagaaaaggggaaaatgtTGTTTGTTGATGTGGATTCAGACCAAAGGTAGCTCTGCTCTCCAGTTAAGTAGTCAAAGCAGGCTGACCTAACCTTCAAGATAGGCTCACAAGACAAGTGTGGTGCTATGCCCAATGCTCGGATGCCTAATTTCTTAGATTGCAGAGGTTTTGAGCTTAGTTAGGATAGTTTGCATAACTGGTTAGTGGTATGAGTCccttctatttatattttttctcctTCACTCGCGTGTTAGAGTCGTACGTTGAGTCACCTAGAATTAAAGAGAAGGGACACCTACCTCAACTTAGATGAGACCCAGCTTGATAGGCATGGTATTCCTCTTGGCTTGGCCTTGGGAGCCTGGCAAGCAATTCTTCCTTCAATGTGCCCGTGGGCTTTCGAGTCACCCCATAACATTGTTATTTGTGGGtcttttattatgtttatgtgttgaggattgttgggagggagtcccacattggctaatttagggaatgattatgagtttacaagtaaggaatacgtctccattggcatgaaaccttttggggaagcccaaagcaaaaccatgtgagcttatgctcaaagtgaacaatatcataccattgtggaaatCCGTGATTCTTAATATTATGCTGATTGTTGTACAAGTTGATTCTGATTATCACATGTTGCAGCATTGACTTTGTTAGTTAACTCTTATTATCCTTGAGTTTAATTGATTGCTGCTCATTACCCTGTTTGGTACTAATTGAAGAGTAAAGAGAGTGAATTCGTACTAGCAAATTGGTAATATGTTGAATTAGTCTGTTTTAATCCTAGGTTGTGCGAGAGCATGATCCTGAAGGACGTGATGTTGAACGCTTTCGACGCCATCTCTACGGCAGTGGAAAGCAGAATCCGGTATCAAAGGGAAGCATAGGGGCAGAGTTAATAGAAGGctttgaaataaaagaaggagAATACAAGTTGGTGAAAACCAGGTTCAGTGCCTTCTTTGATACTAACCTGCATTCCCTTCTGCAAGCGACGGGTATTACTGATTTGGTCATCTGTGGTAAGATTCAATATGTACACATCTCCTGTTACCGATCGAATAAGAATTCAAAGAATGGAATAAATGGTTGATGGCTGATACATATTCTAGGTGTTCAAACGCCAAACTGTATCAGACAGACTGTTTTCGATGCTATATCTTTGGATTACCATTCTATCACTGTTCTTTATGATGCAACAGCAGCTGCTTCAGTCCAAATCCATCATGGTATGTGAATTTTCTGATCTAAATCCCTTCTCTTTCCAAGAACAATACATGTCTATGATTTTGCTATTGAAATCTCTTTATATATATGACAATGAAAATGTTGTGaggagatgaaaaagaaatacagTGCTGATGAACTTTGTGAGATGAAATCAAATGAATGATGAGGgaatttctgaattttttttgtaccAGATAATATCACTGACATGGAGAATGTGGGAGTTGTGGTTGTACGAGTCGATCAATGGGACGGGTCTGTCGTTGAACCCCTACCTCCCCTACCTACCACGGGAAATGTAGTTAGTGCTGGTAAATGATCTCCTGCGATAAATAATGGTTCGATCTCAACCTGTGCAAGATTGGATGTATCGAAATAATCAAACACATCGTATTCCAGGTTATTgtcgtttttttcttcttttcttttggagaaagTATGATCATGGTGATGGAATAAGTGAAGTAcgtttttcatattttcatgtAAGAGTCTAGTTGAGTGATTTGAAGATTTCATGTAGGTTTCAACTCTTTATAAAAGCAACACTTTTTAAAGAACTTGTTTAAGCCTAAACATGTCTGCCTTCTTAAAGTAAGTTCCTTT is a window encoding:
- the LOC111779368 gene encoding transcription factor bHLH68-like — encoded protein: MMAGNPNWWGMFSPSFSSFAEQPQSWSQLLLGEEERVLNQTQMGHYQPKKLENWEHQILDHTTTTNPSPPPPPNFVDIVKQEFSNTNKFLNFSSHNTNFPDLTHNQPAHHLPEVRFSCKSFEQSNHIAPVSGSACKKARIHPPSSSQPPLKVRKEKLVDRITALHQIVSPFGKTDTASVLSEAIGYIRFLQGQIEALSYPYLRSAPKHVRDSGSGGEEMRREEKAVKELRSRGLCLVPVSCTQLVGGDNNGAAYWAPAYGNGF
- the LOC111779369 gene encoding probable inactive nicotinamidase At3g16190, with protein sequence MEMANEWSRTALLIIDFQRDFFDERSVFAVPGAYAILPSVYDALECARKRGMFVVWVVREHDPEGRDVERFRRHLYGSGKQNPVSKGSIGAELIEGFEIKEGEYKLVKTRFSAFFDTNLHSLLQATGITDLVICGVQTPNCIRQTVFDAISLDYHSITVLYDATAAASVQIHHDNITDMENVGVVVVRVDQWDGSVVEPLPPLPTTGNVVSAGK